In a single window of the Desulfovibrio mangrovi genome:
- the kdsB gene encoding 3-deoxy-manno-octulosonate cytidylyltransferase → MASAASNGSQPLAQNAQGTTQHIPCYGIIPARYASSRFPGKPLAEILGKPMFWHVYTRASQCPHMTRVVLATDDERIARAAEAHGVDYVMTRPDHASGTDRVYEAACALGVEEHAVVVNIQGDEPALNPMMLTELVSPFMHDASVQVSTLAQSISSADAASPDIVKVVPSANGDALYFSRAAIPFCREGEPARGYSGHIGLYAFRLGALRRFTELPPSSLEQTEKLEQLRLLENNIPIRVVATAHKTHGVDRPEDISIILNMLRETAR, encoded by the coding sequence ATGGCATCAGCCGCATCCAACGGTTCTCAGCCGCTCGCGCAGAACGCGCAGGGAACCACACAGCATATTCCCTGTTACGGCATCATTCCCGCTCGGTATGCCTCTTCACGCTTTCCCGGCAAACCCCTTGCGGAAATCCTCGGCAAACCCATGTTCTGGCACGTCTACACCCGCGCCAGCCAATGCCCGCACATGACGCGGGTGGTGCTTGCCACGGATGACGAACGGATCGCACGTGCAGCAGAAGCACACGGGGTGGACTACGTCATGACCCGCCCAGACCATGCCAGCGGCACGGACAGGGTTTACGAGGCAGCCTGCGCCCTTGGCGTGGAAGAGCATGCCGTGGTGGTGAACATTCAGGGTGACGAGCCTGCGCTAAATCCCATGATGCTCACTGAACTTGTCTCGCCTTTCATGCACGACGCTTCAGTACAGGTTTCCACACTGGCGCAGTCCATCTCCTCAGCAGATGCGGCCAGCCCGGACATCGTGAAGGTCGTCCCTTCCGCAAACGGCGACGCCCTGTATTTTTCCCGTGCCGCCATTCCCTTCTGTCGCGAGGGGGAACCCGCACGCGGGTACAGCGGTCACATTGGACTGTATGCATTTCGCCTTGGTGCCCTGCGCCGTTTCACCGAGCTGCCCCCATCTTCGCTGGAGCAGACGGAAAAGCTGGAGCAGTTGCGCCTTCTGGAAAACAACATCCCCATCCGGGTAGTCGCTACCGCGCACAAAACGCACGGCGTAGACAGACCGGAAGATATTTCCATAATCCTCAACATGCTACGGGAGACAGCCCGATGA
- the carA gene encoding glutamine-hydrolyzing carbamoyl-phosphate synthase small subunit, which translates to MKAILALEDGFVLEGRSFTGAGEAGGEVIFNTGMTGYQEILTDPSYAGQMVCMTYPLIGNYGITKEDLESGKVHCAALIVKECCKEPSNWRSVESLPDYLKRYGVLGIEGIDTRALTRHIRINGAMRGLISTEELDPAKLVERARQLPSMEGQNLVEVVAPEGPYVWDGEKPQPVTLANGEHAWKGTGPKVVVYDFGIKWNILRLLAAQGFDMLVVPPSFTAEEVAKVKADGVFLSNGPGDPATLKAEIAQITKLVDMLPVAGICLGHQLLGHALGGTTSKLKFGHHGCNHPVKDLQTGRIEISSQNHGFCVELSGDDVEITHLNLNDNTVEGIAHKTKKVISVQHHPEACPGPNDSHYFFKRFRDMMQEHTGA; encoded by the coding sequence ATGAAAGCCATTTTAGCCCTTGAAGACGGCTTCGTTCTTGAAGGACGTTCGTTCACCGGTGCCGGTGAGGCGGGCGGCGAGGTTATCTTCAATACCGGCATGACCGGCTACCAGGAAATCCTGACCGACCCCTCCTATGCCGGCCAGATGGTCTGTATGACCTATCCGCTCATCGGCAACTACGGCATTACCAAGGAAGACCTTGAGTCCGGCAAAGTGCACTGCGCAGCGCTGATCGTGAAAGAGTGCTGCAAGGAACCCTCCAACTGGCGCTCCGTGGAAAGCCTTCCCGATTACCTCAAGCGCTACGGCGTTCTGGGCATTGAAGGCATAGACACCCGCGCCCTGACCCGCCACATCCGCATCAACGGCGCCATGCGCGGCCTGATTTCCACCGAGGAACTGGATCCGGCCAAGCTCGTGGAGCGCGCCCGCCAACTGCCTTCCATGGAAGGCCAGAATCTTGTGGAAGTTGTGGCCCCGGAAGGCCCCTACGTATGGGACGGCGAAAAGCCGCAGCCCGTCACGCTGGCAAACGGCGAACACGCATGGAAGGGCACCGGTCCCAAGGTTGTCGTCTATGACTTCGGCATCAAGTGGAACATTCTGCGCCTGCTGGCCGCTCAAGGATTCGACATGCTCGTGGTGCCGCCCAGCTTCACGGCTGAAGAGGTAGCCAAAGTCAAAGCCGACGGCGTATTCCTTTCCAACGGCCCCGGCGACCCCGCTACCCTGAAGGCGGAGATTGCCCAGATCACCAAGCTTGTGGACATGCTGCCCGTGGCAGGCATCTGCCTCGGCCACCAGCTGCTCGGCCATGCCCTTGGCGGAACCACCAGCAAACTCAAGTTCGGGCACCATGGCTGCAACCACCCCGTAAAGGACCTGCAGACCGGGCGCATCGAAATCTCCTCCCAGAACCATGGCTTCTGCGTGGAACTGAGCGGTGATGATGTGGAAATCACCCACCTGAACCTGAACGACAACACCGTGGAAGGCATTGCACACAAGACCAAGAAGGTCATTTCCGTGCAGCACCATCCCGAAGCGTGTCCCGGTCCTAACGATAGCCACTATTTCTTTAAGCGTTTTCGCGATATGATGCAGGAACATACGGGCGCATAG
- a CDS encoding tetratricopeptide repeat protein: protein MSAELTKARQQLNQIRSLLKQGKYQPAAQAYHDALLTFLKTPLMKAEKEEFQRLLEDNAHHLNNDKELRKVFPLTIQYAPGKEREVLDVIKELLQELMNAAANEAQLIMSMMEQRKQNELERGQKLLDNRQNDEASAVFKALVNEFSDDPELKANIGDRFIKAGRYEEAYEYLAAAIDESPESIHFYNRIGIALRKLGKFDVAEKYFARAVKFAGRDPHLFFNLGRLYVDWKRWDKCAKAAAMALKLSPDFEEAQKMLAFANKKMSKA from the coding sequence ATGTCCGCCGAACTGACAAAGGCCAGACAACAGCTTAACCAGATCCGCTCGCTGCTCAAGCAGGGCAAATACCAGCCCGCTGCGCAGGCATATCATGACGCGTTGCTGACTTTTCTGAAGACCCCGCTGATGAAGGCGGAAAAGGAAGAGTTTCAGCGCCTGCTGGAAGACAATGCGCACCACCTGAACAACGACAAGGAACTGCGCAAGGTATTCCCGCTGACGATACAGTACGCGCCCGGTAAGGAACGCGAGGTGCTGGACGTCATCAAGGAGCTGTTGCAGGAACTCATGAATGCCGCCGCCAACGAGGCGCAGCTTATCATGAGCATGATGGAGCAGCGCAAGCAGAACGAGCTGGAACGCGGCCAGAAGCTGCTGGACAACCGCCAGAACGATGAAGCCAGCGCCGTTTTCAAAGCCCTTGTCAACGAGTTCTCTGACGACCCCGAGCTGAAGGCAAACATCGGCGACCGCTTCATTAAGGCCGGCCGCTACGAAGAAGCGTACGAATACCTGGCTGCGGCCATTGACGAGAGCCCGGAATCCATACACTTCTACAACCGCATCGGCATTGCCCTGCGCAAGCTCGGCAAATTTGATGTGGCAGAAAAATACTTTGCCCGCGCGGTCAAATTCGCCGGAAGAGACCCCCATCTCTTCTTCAACCTCGGCCGTCTGTACGTGGACTGGAAACGCTGGGACAAGTGTGCCAAGGCTGCTGCCATGGCCCTCAAACTCAGCCCGGACTTTGAAGAAGCTCAGAAAATGCTGGCCTTTGCCAACAAGAAGATGAGCAAGGCGTAA
- a CDS encoding DUF47 domain-containing protein, whose protein sequence is MTFRVPFFGILSERNPMDGLLEHYAQIGKGMGLIRESMECYITGGTCREFDTLQEEVNEVEDKADKIKRNIRNHLPRGLFMAVDKTLFLNYTRSQDNILDAGQDALNWLAMRRVAVPEEFHKQFVDYMDAVDKTLELLGPALEATIGLVQGVGKLDREGVKNTYRAIRYNHKDVFRNKQQLISAIYNSDMEFKDIYQLLHFVECLNEMSHNAENCADMLRAMIAR, encoded by the coding sequence ATGACGTTTCGTGTACCTTTTTTCGGCATCCTTTCGGAGCGCAATCCCATGGACGGCCTGCTGGAGCACTATGCACAGATAGGCAAGGGCATGGGGCTCATCCGTGAGTCCATGGAATGCTATATTACCGGCGGCACCTGTCGCGAGTTCGACACTCTGCAGGAAGAGGTGAACGAGGTTGAGGACAAGGCGGACAAGATCAAGCGCAACATCCGCAACCATCTGCCCCGCGGCCTGTTCATGGCTGTGGATAAGACCTTGTTCCTCAATTACACCCGCAGCCAGGACAACATCCTCGATGCAGGTCAGGATGCCCTGAACTGGCTTGCCATGCGCCGCGTTGCCGTGCCGGAGGAATTCCACAAGCAGTTCGTTGATTACATGGACGCCGTGGACAAGACCCTTGAACTGCTCGGCCCCGCGCTTGAAGCGACTATCGGCCTGGTACAGGGCGTGGGCAAGCTGGACCGCGAGGGCGTGAAGAACACCTATCGCGCCATCCGCTATAACCACAAGGACGTGTTCCGCAACAAGCAGCAGCTTATCTCCGCCATCTACAACTCCGACATGGAGTTCAAGGACATCTATCAGCTGCTCCATTTCGTGGAGTGCCTGAACGAAATGTCCCACAATGCGGAAAACTGCGCAGATATGCTGCGTGCCATGATCGCCCGCTAG
- a CDS encoding inorganic phosphate transporter: MDMYTVFLVLSVVAGFMMAFNLGANDVANSMASAVGAKAITCKQAVLIAGVLNFVGAVFLGSHVTKTISKGIINPEMITDHRLLMVGMFAALLSAALWVLVATLTALPVSSTHSIVGSILGFGFVAGGPEVVNWANLGFVVLSWIISPLFGAGIAYLVFWQIRRFILFKTDMIRAARKWAPFWIAVTVVLVMLSFLFKTPFGKGLHLSGLGAIALSAGVCAVVWGCARMFINRIIPDVDEQPEAVEGLFRSMQIGTSCYVAISQGANDVANAIGPVAAIYMIARDHQMLASAEVPLWLLIMGGIGIAVGIAMLGHKVMDTVGEKITQLTNTRGFAVDFGAATTVLMASNLGMPVSTTHAAVGSIVGVGLARGFGAVDFRVLFKIVIYWVLTVPIAAFSSIVIFQLLRWATL, translated from the coding sequence ATGGATATGTACACCGTTTTTCTGGTTCTATCAGTTGTTGCAGGCTTCATGATGGCCTTCAACCTGGGAGCCAATGATGTTGCCAACTCCATGGCATCGGCCGTAGGCGCTAAAGCGATCACGTGCAAACAGGCCGTGCTTATTGCTGGCGTACTCAATTTTGTGGGTGCCGTATTTCTGGGATCTCATGTTACCAAGACTATATCCAAGGGGATTATCAACCCCGAGATGATCACCGACCACCGGCTGCTCATGGTAGGCATGTTTGCTGCTTTGCTTTCTGCCGCTCTCTGGGTGCTGGTGGCAACGCTGACGGCTCTGCCGGTTTCTTCAACCCATTCCATTGTAGGCTCCATTCTTGGATTCGGCTTTGTGGCGGGCGGGCCTGAGGTGGTCAACTGGGCCAATCTCGGTTTTGTGGTCCTTTCGTGGATTATCTCGCCCCTGTTTGGTGCGGGCATTGCCTATCTGGTCTTCTGGCAGATTCGCAGATTCATCCTGTTCAAAACGGATATGATACGGGCGGCACGAAAATGGGCGCCATTCTGGATTGCCGTTACCGTGGTGCTCGTCATGCTGTCGTTTCTGTTCAAGACGCCGTTCGGCAAGGGTTTGCATCTGTCCGGTCTGGGCGCGATTGCGCTTTCGGCCGGCGTTTGTGCGGTTGTATGGGGGTGTGCCCGTATGTTCATCAACAGGATCATTCCTGATGTTGACGAGCAACCGGAAGCCGTTGAGGGACTTTTCCGTTCCATGCAGATCGGCACCAGCTGTTACGTGGCGATATCGCAAGGGGCCAACGACGTGGCAAACGCCATCGGTCCCGTGGCAGCCATTTATATGATTGCACGTGACCACCAGATGCTCGCCAGTGCGGAAGTGCCCCTGTGGCTGCTCATCATGGGTGGTATCGGCATTGCCGTGGGTATAGCCATGCTGGGGCATAAGGTTATGGATACCGTGGGTGAGAAGATTACCCAGCTGACCAACACCCGCGGTTTTGCCGTGGACTTCGGCGCAGCCACCACGGTGCTTATGGCCTCGAATCTTGGCATGCCGGTTTCCACGACTCACGCAGCCGTCGGTTCCATTGTGGGCGTGGGCCTTGCAAGAGGTTTCGGTGCTGTGGACTTCCGTGTATTGTTCAAGATAGTAATTTATTGGGTGCTGACCGTGCCGATTGCGGCCTTCAGCAGCATAGTGATCTTTCAGCTTCTGCGCTGGGCCACGCTGTAG
- a CDS encoding HAMP domain-containing sensor histidine kinase: MKNFSIRNRLLLGTVLLLVVALLPPFYYFDNALRGDIMHDASERAIKGLDTVEHIIKEYALPSDSAELDARLTRLGERMGIRITYIVEGAVIADSNVPVEDIPSLDPHGNRPEVRKALEGQTGLEIRYSTTLNKDLIYVARAISGSPGVPDGVLRIAIPVSVANERLDRLESGMTWVLLIVILASSLIAYLSTRPLLRSIVELASTAQSIGQGHYNRRIREYPGKEFKPLADAINGMAHNIEQHLTMLVDQKGRLEAVFNGMNEGVMVLDSTGRIHSFNKALSAIFPGIEQKIGASPIEATMKPELQNMVMDLIEKAQDDSGVRTQMELTDNRFYEVNLVPFKDPAGARRVVAVFYDISERERLEKVRRDFVANVSHELKTPLTSIKGYTETLIESPPSKPEQTAMFLKTILKNANHMTKMVNSLLVLARTQHKGEMTDLVPVDAHEVIRLSLRDLSHAAQAKNITLENALPDEPINVLGDKDGLLEVFRNLLDNAIKYSPAGSTVSVSARHAQDRMALCVRDQGPGIPDNAKDRIFERFYRVEHPSEPAAKNGSAGLGLAICRRIIKSHGGDIWVESPLYPATGTGAAFFVTLQATPTPNTDNTE, translated from the coding sequence ATGAAAAACTTCTCTATCCGGAACAGACTTCTTCTCGGCACGGTGCTGCTGCTCGTGGTGGCTCTGCTGCCACCTTTCTACTATTTCGATAACGCCCTGCGCGGCGACATCATGCATGACGCCTCCGAGAGGGCTATCAAGGGCCTTGATACTGTTGAACATATTATCAAGGAGTATGCCCTTCCATCCGACAGTGCCGAGCTTGATGCCCGTCTCACCCGCCTGGGCGAACGCATGGGCATACGCATCACCTACATTGTCGAGGGTGCCGTCATTGCCGACTCCAATGTCCCCGTTGAAGACATCCCCTCGCTCGACCCCCACGGCAACAGGCCGGAAGTGCGTAAGGCCCTTGAAGGGCAGACCGGCCTGGAGATCCGCTACTCCACCACTCTGAATAAAGATCTGATCTATGTCGCCCGAGCAATCAGCGGTTCTCCCGGAGTGCCTGACGGCGTACTACGCATCGCCATTCCCGTTTCCGTGGCGAACGAACGGCTGGACAGGCTTGAATCCGGCATGACGTGGGTGCTGCTCATTGTCATTCTCGCCAGTTCCCTCATTGCCTACCTGTCCACGCGTCCGCTGCTCCGTTCCATCGTGGAACTCGCCAGCACCGCGCAAAGCATCGGGCAGGGACATTACAACCGACGCATCCGCGAATATCCCGGCAAGGAATTCAAGCCGCTGGCAGACGCCATCAACGGCATGGCGCACAACATTGAACAGCACCTGACCATGCTTGTGGACCAGAAGGGACGGCTTGAGGCCGTGTTCAACGGCATGAACGAAGGCGTAATGGTGCTTGATTCAACCGGCCGCATTCATTCCTTCAACAAGGCGCTCTCCGCCATTTTCCCCGGCATTGAACAGAAGATTGGCGCATCCCCCATTGAGGCCACCATGAAGCCCGAGCTGCAGAACATGGTCATGGACCTCATTGAAAAGGCGCAGGACGATTCCGGTGTACGTACGCAGATGGAGCTTACCGACAACCGCTTCTACGAGGTCAACCTTGTCCCCTTCAAGGATCCTGCAGGTGCTCGGCGCGTTGTGGCAGTATTTTACGACATCAGTGAACGCGAGCGGCTGGAAAAAGTGCGCCGCGACTTCGTGGCCAACGTATCGCACGAACTCAAGACCCCGCTGACCAGCATCAAGGGATACACGGAAACCCTCATTGAGTCGCCGCCCTCCAAGCCGGAACAGACGGCCATGTTCCTCAAGACCATTCTCAAAAACGCCAACCACATGACCAAAATGGTCAACTCACTGTTGGTGCTTGCAAGAACGCAACACAAGGGTGAAATGACTGACCTTGTCCCCGTGGATGCACACGAGGTCATCAGGCTTTCCCTGCGCGATCTTTCCCATGCCGCACAGGCCAAGAACATCACCCTTGAAAATGCCCTGCCCGATGAGCCCATAAACGTTCTCGGCGACAAGGACGGCCTGCTGGAAGTCTTCCGCAACCTGCTGGACAACGCCATCAAGTACAGTCCGGCCGGTTCCACGGTCAGCGTTTCCGCCCGCCATGCACAGGACCGCATGGCCCTGTGCGTCCGCGATCAGGGCCCCGGCATTCCTGACAACGCCAAGGACCGCATCTTCGAACGGTTCTACCGCGTGGAGCACCCCTCTGAACCTGCCGCCAAAAACGGCAGCGCCGGCTTGGGACTTGCCATCTGCCGCCGCATCATCAAATCGCACGGCGGAGACATTTGGGTGGAATCGCCCCTCTACCCTGCCACAGGCACCGGCGCCGCCTTCTTCGTGACCCTGCAGGCAACCCCAACGCCAAATACCGACAATACAGAGTAG